The Erigeron canadensis isolate Cc75 chromosome 4, C_canadensis_v1, whole genome shotgun sequence genome window below encodes:
- the LOC122596600 gene encoding (S)-2-hydroxy-acid oxidase GLO1-like isoform X1 → MEVTNVTEYQAIAKEKLPKMIYDYYASGAEDQWTLEENRNAFSRILFRPRILIDVSKIDMTTTILGFKISMPIMIAPTAMQKMAHPEGEYATARAASSANTIMTLSSWATSSVEEVASTGPGIRFFQLYVYKDRNVVAQLVRRAERAGFKAIALTVDTPRLGRREADIKNRFTLPPFLTLKNFEGLDLGKMDEANDSGLASYVAGQIDRTLSWKDVKWLQTITTMPILVKGVITAEDTRLAIQAGAAGIIVSNHGARQLDYVPATIMALEEVVKAAQGRVPVFLDGGVRRGTDVFKALALGASGIFIGRPVVFSLAAEGEAGVKKVLQMLRDEFELTMALSGCTSLKQITRNHIVTEWDAPLSRPAPRL, encoded by the exons ATTACTATGCTTCTGGTGCTGAGGATCAGTGGACTCTAGAAGAGAACCGAAATGCTTTTTCAAGAATCTT GTTTAGGCCTCGAATTCTTATTGATGTGAGCAAAATCGACATGACCACCACAATTTTGGGATTCAAGATATCGATGCCTATTATGATTGCACCCACAGCCATGCAGAAAATGGCTCATCCTGAAGGGGAGTATGCAACTGCAAGGGCTGCATCTTCGGCTAATACTATCATG ACGTTGTCTTCATGGGCAACTTCTAGTGTTGAGGAAGTTGCTTCAACAGGACCTGGAATCCGCTTCTTCCAGCTATAT GTGTACAAGGATAGGAATGTTGTTGCTCAGCTAGTGAGAAGAGCCGAAAGAGCTGGTTTCAAGGCTATTGCTCTTACAGTTGATACACCAAGGCTTGGACGTAGAGAGGCCGACATCAAAAACAGATTTACTTTACCCCCATTTTTGACATTGAAGAACTTTGAGGGTTTGGACCTCGGGAAAATGGATGAA GCTAATGACTCTGGCTTAGCTTCTTATGTTGCTGGTCAGATTGACCGCACCTTGAGCTGGAAGGATGTGAAGTGGCTCCAAACCATCACCACTATGCCGATCCTGGTGAAGGGTGTGATCACTGCTGAGGACA CAAGATTAGCGATTCAAGCTGGTGCAGCTGGTATTATTGTCTCCAATCATGGAGCTCGCCAGCTAGACTATGTGCCTGCCACCATCATGGCTTTGGAAGAG GTTGTAAAAGCAGCCCAAGGTCGTGTTCCCGTGTTCTTGGATGGTGGGGTCCGCCGTGGAACAGATGTTTTTAAGGCACTGGCTCTGGGAGCTTCAGGCATATTT ATTGGGCGACCTGTGGTGTTTTCTTTAGCTGCTGAAGGAGAAGCAGGAGTGAAAAAGGTACTTCAAATGTTACGTGATGAGTTTGAGCTGACGATGGCGTTAAGTGGCTGCACATCACTCAAGCAGATCACACGAAACCACATTGTGACTGAGTGGGATGCACCTCTTTCTCGCCCTGCACCAAGATTATAG